One region of Triticum aestivum cultivar Chinese Spring chromosome 6B, IWGSC CS RefSeq v2.1, whole genome shotgun sequence genomic DNA includes:
- the LOC123135314 gene encoding homeobox-leucine zipper protein ROC8-like, which produces MDLSDKKFQILESVFMECPNPDEAQRAHLGREFRVEPQHIKFWFKNHRAQMRRARHEQVDNHLSDSENDEIDSESDEIH; this is translated from the exons ATGGACCTAAGTGACAAAAAATTTCAGATCCTTGAGAG TGTTTTCATGGAGTGCCCCAACCCCGATGAGGCCCAGCGCGCTCATCTCGGTCGCGAGTTTCGCGTGGAGCCCCAGCATATCAAATTCTGGTTCAAGAACCATCGTGCCCAGATGAGGAGG GCTAGGCACGAGCAGGTGGACAACCACTTATCCGACTCGGAGAACGACGAGATCGACTCAGAGAGTGATGAGATCCACTAA